A genomic stretch from Pieris brassicae chromosome 9, ilPieBrab1.1, whole genome shotgun sequence includes:
- the LOC123714582 gene encoding trypsin-like isoform X1 translates to MLSDFNFDLKSFYIINMIFYIFISVIIQHIAGKMITDEHTKVSSNELYPYMAAIMKKTSYISAGALIDESWIITGADSLYMIRDLSRILRVRLGSINYKKGGFLSPVKYIHIHPLFDDSKPQFDIALIKLATPLRLTPNLNPIKLLKKPRQITATHFIVTAWPGPLQVSKNHTSLDSVELLRRRILTISHVHPLDTEECGDHLEAQGINNTGGVMCLDPAVDGDPCQRDTGAPVVLNGILWGVISSWRSEDCQMENGATFVTLVSNVNISSWIHATIHGHKVTKKHGIDYDDNFI, encoded by the exons atgtTATCAGactttaattttgatttaaaat CCttttatataatcaatatgattttttacatatttatatctgTGATTATCCAACATATTGCTGGAAAAATGATAACAGATGAACATACAAAGGTATCAAGTAATGAATTGTATCCATACATGGCGGCCATTATGAAGAAGACCTCCTACATAAGCGCCGGTGCTTTGATAGATGAAAGTTGGATTATAACTGGAGCTGattcattatatat gATCAGAGATCTTTCTCGTATTCTCCGCGTGCGCTTGGGCAGCATCAACTATAAGAAAGGAGGGTTTCTCTCTCCAGTGAAATACATTCACATACACCCACTCTTCGATGACAGCAAGCCTCAGTTTGACATAGCGTTAATCAAGCTAGCCACGCCTCTGCGGCTGACTCCCAACTTGAACCCAATCAAGCTGTTAAAAAAACCACGACAAATAACTGCCACTCATTTTATTGTAACAGCCTGGCCTGGTCCTCTTCAG GTTTCAAAGAATCATACAAGCCTGGATTCCGTGGAGTTGTTAAGAAGACGTATACTGACAATATCTCACGTCCATCCTTTGGATACTGAGGAATGTGGTGATCACCTGGAAGCCCAGGGAATAAATAATACGGGAGGTGTAATGTGTTTGGATCCAGCAGTCGATGGAGATCCTTGTCag AGAGACACAGGAGCTCCAGTGGTCTTAAACGGAATCCTATGGGGCGTTATATCGTCTTGGAGATCCGAGGACTGCCAGATGGAAAATGGCGCTACATTTGTCACCCTCGTCTCCAATGTGAATATCAGCTCGTGGATACACGCTACTATACATGGCCACAAAGTAACTAAGAAGCACGGCATTGATTATgatgacaattttatttaa
- the LOC123714582 gene encoding trypsin-like isoform X2, with the protein MIFYIFISVIIQHIAGKMITDEHTKVSSNELYPYMAAIMKKTSYISAGALIDESWIITGADSLYMIRDLSRILRVRLGSINYKKGGFLSPVKYIHIHPLFDDSKPQFDIALIKLATPLRLTPNLNPIKLLKKPRQITATHFIVTAWPGPLQVSKNHTSLDSVELLRRRILTISHVHPLDTEECGDHLEAQGINNTGGVMCLDPAVDGDPCQRDTGAPVVLNGILWGVISSWRSEDCQMENGATFVTLVSNVNISSWIHATIHGHKVTKKHGIDYDDNFI; encoded by the exons atgattttttacatatttatatctgTGATTATCCAACATATTGCTGGAAAAATGATAACAGATGAACATACAAAGGTATCAAGTAATGAATTGTATCCATACATGGCGGCCATTATGAAGAAGACCTCCTACATAAGCGCCGGTGCTTTGATAGATGAAAGTTGGATTATAACTGGAGCTGattcattatatat gATCAGAGATCTTTCTCGTATTCTCCGCGTGCGCTTGGGCAGCATCAACTATAAGAAAGGAGGGTTTCTCTCTCCAGTGAAATACATTCACATACACCCACTCTTCGATGACAGCAAGCCTCAGTTTGACATAGCGTTAATCAAGCTAGCCACGCCTCTGCGGCTGACTCCCAACTTGAACCCAATCAAGCTGTTAAAAAAACCACGACAAATAACTGCCACTCATTTTATTGTAACAGCCTGGCCTGGTCCTCTTCAG GTTTCAAAGAATCATACAAGCCTGGATTCCGTGGAGTTGTTAAGAAGACGTATACTGACAATATCTCACGTCCATCCTTTGGATACTGAGGAATGTGGTGATCACCTGGAAGCCCAGGGAATAAATAATACGGGAGGTGTAATGTGTTTGGATCCAGCAGTCGATGGAGATCCTTGTCag AGAGACACAGGAGCTCCAGTGGTCTTAAACGGAATCCTATGGGGCGTTATATCGTCTTGGAGATCCGAGGACTGCCAGATGGAAAATGGCGCTACATTTGTCACCCTCGTCTCCAATGTGAATATCAGCTCGTGGATACACGCTACTATACATGGCCACAAAGTAACTAAGAAGCACGGCATTGATTATgatgacaattttatttaa